From the genome of Eucalyptus grandis isolate ANBG69807.140 chromosome 2, ASM1654582v1, whole genome shotgun sequence, one region includes:
- the LOC120290625 gene encoding polygalacturonase At1g48100-like: protein MVVPANHVFLVGPISFVGEHCQENIILQLDGTVVAPTDPQVWGGEHWLHFDKLSRFTLQGSGTVDGRGSVWWRRSQSEDLNDDLLDVDNDADDGMDSEDADTQAMRFDHCLNVTFSGIKIQNSPNFHLTFDHCVGVLVRDMSISSPGDSPNTDGIHLGNSQDVTIHDATLACGDDCISIVSGCSNINIHDVHCGPGHGISIGSLGKDHSRACVHNITVRDVDLQGTMNGVRIKSWQGGSGSVYGVRFSNIRVSEV from the exons ATGGTGGTTCCTGCAAACCATGTCTTCCTTGTTGGGCCCATCTCCTTCGTGGGTGAACACTGTCAAGAAAACATTATACTCCAG CTAGACGGGACGGTAGTTGCTCCGACGGATCCCCAGGTTTGGGGTGGCGAGCATTGGCTTCACTTCGACAAGCTGAGTCGCTTCACATTGCAAGGAAGCGGAACCGTCGACGGCCGAGGCTCCGTTTGGTGGCGCCGCTCACAGTCTGAGGATCTCAATGATGACCTTCTCGATGTCGATAATGATGCCGACGATGGAATGGACTCCGAGGACGCCGATACACAG GCAATGAGATTCGATCACTGTCTCAATGTCACGTTCAGCGGCATCAAGATCCAGAACAGCCCCAACTTCCACCTCACGTTCGACCACTGCGTCGGCGTTCTCGTGCGCGACATGAGCATTTCGTCCCCGGGCGACAGTCCCAACACCGATGGGATCCACCTCGGGAACTCCCAAGACGTGACGATCCACGATGCTACTCTCGCCTGCG GGGACGACTGCATTTCGATCGTCAGCGGATGTTCCAACATTAACATACACGACGTGCACTGCGGTCCGGGGCACGGGATCAGCATCGGAAGCCTAGGAAAAGACCACTCCAGAGCATGTGTGCACAACATCACCGTTCGAGACGTCGATCTGCAAGGGACGATGAACGGCGTTAGGATAAAATCGTGgcag GGTGGGTCAGGATCTGTTTATGGAGTGAGGTTCTCGAACATTCGAGTCTCCGAGGTCTGA